Part of the Brassica oleracea var. oleracea cultivar TO1000 chromosome C8, BOL, whole genome shotgun sequence genome is shown below.
TGGTCATCCGCTTGGTAAAAAAACACATCTTTTCTATCACCTCCCTAATAATATCATCAAATCAAATCCCAAATTAGCTCAATCAGAATCAATTGATACAATACACAGCAAGCGAGAGGAAGGAAGGAAGGAAGGACCTGAGTAGCGAAGTCTTCGAGGATACCGTCTTTACTGATGCCGTGCTCGAGGCAAAGCTGTTTCCAGAACTCCATCCCGATCTGGTTCCCGCATTGTCCCACTTGCAGCGTTATTATTTCTCTCGGCATCTTCTTCTTCTTCTTCTTCTCTCAGAAAAAAACTAGGGTTTTCGCTAGATCGATGATTATTGAGAAAATGAAATGAAACGATGGCGCGGATGCCTTTTTAAAACAATTAAGTAAAAATCCCAGAGATAACTTAATTAATTAAAAAGAAAACAAATTTTGTGCGGGCAGAGAGACTGAGACTCTGGTGGTTCGGTAACAAGGTTTCTCGGCATAGCCACAGCTGCTAACCTGCGCTGATTGTTTTGTTCCCAAGTCTTATTGGGCCTACTCTCCCCCACTTTGTCTATTTTCTCAGCCCATTATGCCTCTACAAAAAAATATCTCATTACTTCTTTCTGCACGGGCAGGCTATGGCCTAGGTGTACACTGAGTTTCATTCAATTTTGAATATCTATTTGCTCCTGAGTTTCAATTTTGATTATTAGTTATTATTATTGGCGCAATACATAAAATCAGAAATCTTAAATCTAAGATTAAAAAATATAATAAATCACGTGAACTCTCTTGTCTCCTCCTTTCCTTTCTTCCTTCTTCTTTCAATCTGATATCCTGAACTCAACTCCTAGTATGTCCTTAACCTTCTCGTACGTCACAAACGCTATTGCTATCGATGGCACTACCTGAAACAAACACACAATGAACTTATGTGATTCACCCTCTCCTTGATAAACAGAGAGAAGGATTTTGAGAGACAAACCTTGACGGAGTTAGGGACCAAACCCTTGTACAATGCTCCAACGCCTTCATGTCTAACCGTTTTCTTAAACGCATCAACCATTCCAGAATACTCTATTGGAGCTTTGCCTCTACCATCACCTGTGATAACCGATGAAGCGTCTTTCCACCCAACCATCTGCATTCTTCTACGAACTACGTCAAGTGGGTATGCAACGGTTTGGCCCATTGTTCCAGCGATGGCTCCACATGCGAGTCTTGTTGTCACCGTAAGCTCCGAGTTGTTGTTGTCGATTATCCCAAAAGGTTTTGATTTGACCAGCCAGTCTTTTAGAGACTCGTAGACTGCAAAGTTAAGGCCTACGTAGGGAACCTGAGATTAAAAAGTATTAGTTAGTTTTTGATGCATCGTGTAATGTATTTATACATGTTGCGGTTTCAAGTTTGAAGGAGATGGGACTGACAACTCCAATTACAGATGGAAGCCATCCTCTGTACAAGGCTCTTGGTCCTTCCTGACGCAGGACTGTGGATAGTGCATGGACCATTCCTCTGTATTGATAAGGAGATTTGTCTGTCTGAACAGATAAGACATGTTTTTTTTTCAGAGAGATAATGCAAGTACTTGAACAAGAGACCAAACAAATGATCTGACAAGAAGCCGCAGAAGGTAAAATCTCTGTCAAATTCTTACTCGTGAGATACAGAGATGCTTTACCTGGACAGTGAGTCTACCCCGCACCATGTCCATAGGATAAGTGGCTGACATGGCAATGATTCCGGCACAAGCTCCAGCTCCAAGCCGTAGAAGAGGTGTGAGCTGAGCATCATCTGCTCAAAAGAAGCGCCACAGAAGTAACAGTTAACAGTATCCACCGAACATGGATTTAAAGCAACGAAACGATCTCCATAACAAATGTAGCAACTATAGCATATCACCAGCTCAAAATTAGCAACACCTCTTATTGGTTTGTATATATTACTAATTGTCTGGTCTAGTAATCATCATAAGATTAGACTTACCGTTCCCTGTTTGCTGCCGGTAGAGGTAGAGTATCCCCCTGTCATTAAAACGAGGTCATAAGAGTGTGCATCAAATCAAAGCAGAGACAGAGAATAAAACAACAGCTTGAAAGATTCACATTTTACAAATAAGTCTGTCTTGTTTTAGAAAAGCCTTCCACTATAGAAATCGGATATTCATAACATTAAAAGAATACACACACACACACAAAGTAAAGGTCAGAGAAAAGTGATGATCATACTTGGAAGCCTGCTCGTAGCTGAAGAACTTGACGGCAGAGTTAGGAACAATACGAGCACAGTTAGCACCATTCCCTTTAAACAATCCACGGAAGCCTTCGGTCCTCCATATATACTTCAATCCTTGAACTGTCCCATTGTACTTTATACTGTGTGGATTTTGAACCTAGAAGACAACACAAAGCCAGCCAATTAAAGCAAACATTCCATACTCCATTCCAAAGACCACAACAAGAACAACACCTGTAGTAAAATCTTCAGTCTCTCCAACGGAGCAACAGCAGTTCTCGACCTAGGATCCGACAATAACAATCCAAAAATTGAAACTTTTGGTAATAAAATGACCAAAAAAGAAAGAGAATTTTGGAAGAGGAACTCACACTCCGCCGGCAACGCCACCGGCGATCAAAGACTTGCAGATCCCGATTACGGCATTGCTCGGAGCCTTAACCCCTTCACTCCTCTTCGCATCCTCCGATGCCATAAAAAGGAACAAAGCTAAGTATCTTCTTCTCCTTCTCAAGCCTAAACCCTGAAACACGCCGGATTCAAAATAGTCTAATTGAATCTAAGATCCGGTTCCTTCCTCCCTCGATGTCTCCTTCTATTGAGTTTTAAGGTTGTTCTGTCTCTGACGGCTCTGCGCTAACTGAAAGTGAGGTTTCAACACTTCCTTTTTAACGCCGTGCAAACTGTATTTTATACTCGCGCTCTTTTTGGTGTTGACACGTGGAGAGCCGTCCACCAGAGCGGTTAAACCGGATAGGTCCTTGTTGTTGAATTTAATCTGAACCGTTGGATCTTGTGTCGATCGAGTGGTTTACGATGATTTAGTAAAGTCACTAGATTAAATCTCTTAGTAGGGACCATCAATCTAACCCAAAAATTAGTTGTGAATCTCGTCAGTTTAAGTTAACGGTGCGACTCCGTTACTTGGTTCTTATCTTATCCTTCTATCATATAATTATCATTTTACATTATTTATTAATGTAGATAAGGATGTTTGGAAATAAAACGCCTGGTCCGATCTCATAGTTGATGATAGACCTTGCCAAAATGTACTTTCTTTATGCTTATGAGTGGGTAAAAGTTTATTCCACTGAGTAACGTTAACTGACCCAACAAAATAAAGTGCTAACGAAATCGATAAGCTTGGAGCTCTCTTATGTAGGCCCATTAGGAACATGCTTATCTTATGGAACTCACTAAACTCGGAAAAAAAAGTTTGGCTCATAATCCGAATATAATAGAATGAACTGAACTAGTAACTGGACGCTTTCATATGTTCTAGAACTAGATTTAAACGGGGGCCCTTAACATTTTTTCACTATATCGTATAATTCAATAGGGGTCACTGTCATTGATTAACCTTAGTTACTTAGACAAAATGAAGAATTAGATGGGGGCACGTTCCCCCGTTCACTGTGTCTGCCACTGAGTTAAATGTAAAAACAGTTTCTCAGTCTGTTACATGGAAACGGAAGCGGATACGTGGAAGTGGAAGTGGGAGTGGAAGCGGAAGCGGAAGCGTATGGAAACGCATAAGCGTGATTTTTAAAAAAAATTAGGAAGCGGATACGTGTTGGAGGCGTACATATATATACATATACATATATATATATATATATATAAAAGAATTTAAAAAAAATCTATAACTAAAAATTATATGATTTAAATTTAAAATAAAGCATTTCTTCATTTCATATTAAAACTGTGAAAATACACATAAATTAAATTTAAAATAAATTATTATATTAATTATTTTTAATACTTTATATTTAATTGACATAATATATTTGAATATATGATTTATCTTTAATAAAAACCTTAATGCATAAAGATAATTTTTAATATTTTTATATTTATATTCTCTCTATTCAATCAAACAAGTAATAAAAGGGGATATCGAGCTTTCTAAACCGTACACGTTAGCATAAAAAACCAGCCAATGAAAAACCTTTAGTTTGTCATTCAATCAGTACAAAAAAACTGAGCCATTTGTCTGGGCTCATATGGCCCATTTCAAACACATCTCTCCATTCTAATCTTCAACGAAAGCGAAGATCAACTCCGCCTCTTCCACTTCGTCGTCACCGTTTCGCATCCCTGAATTTATCATCAACTCTCGATCATTCAATTTTGCTTTTACTCCTTTTATCAGAAGAGACATTATCGTTCCAACTCCTTTTGTTTTTCACGTTATATAAACCCCTTCACCACCAAATCTCTGAAGACGAATCTCAATGATATCTCGGCGTCCGATAAATTGATGTTTTGAATTTTGAATCGTAGCCACTTTGTTCAGATTCTAAGTTTGACGTTAAGATCCGTACAGAACTTCATCAAATATGGTGAACGGACAGAATTGGCGACATGGAATCCCGACACCACCTGCTTCAGCGCCGTCTTGATAATCGTCTGAAAGACATCCGTCTTTCTCTGCAATGGTAATGTGTCTGAAAAACTTAACGGGTCTTTCTGATTATCAGGTATGTTCCCTTCTGTACTGGAAACAACACATGTAACAAATGCTCCGTCTCTCTGGATTGGTTTTGTTAGATAGATTGGAAGATATACTTTGATATGTTATTCCTAATTCAATTTTAGCGTCAGTAGTCTTGGATATATATTAGTAATTTTTTCTTATAAAGCATTGACTGGTGTGTGTGTGTGTATGTGGGACTATTTCACCATGAAAGATTATGCTGTTACACCAGATCCTAATGAGGAGGAAAATGATATCTTTTATTGCTTCACGTTATGATTTAGAGGTATTGCCTTTTTTTAGAACCACTTTTGTTATGAAAGTTTGACTTCTCTAGACGATTTCTTTGTGTTTTATTTAAGTTATAACTTAAAACGCAGTCATGCCATGTAAACGGTGTAT
Proteins encoded:
- the LOC106312176 gene encoding mitochondrial adenine nucleotide transporter ADNT1-like, which gives rise to MASEDAKRSEGVKAPSNAVIGICKSLIAGGVAGGVSRTAVAPLERLKILLQVQNPHSIKYNGTVQGLKYIWRTEGFRGLFKGNGANCARIVPNSAVKFFSYEQASKGILYLYRQQTGNDDAQLTPLLRLGAGACAGIIAMSATYPMDMVRGRLTVQTDKSPYQYRGMVHALSTVLRQEGPRALYRGWLPSVIGVVPYVGLNFAVYESLKDWLVKSKPFGIIDNNNSELTVTTRLACGAIAGTMGQTVAYPLDVVRRRMQMVGWKDASSVITGDGRGKAPIEYSGMVDAFKKTVRHEGVGALYKGLVPNSVKVVPSIAIAFVTYEKVKDILGVEFRISD